Genomic segment of Klebsiella sp. RHBSTW-00484:
AAGGAATCAAGAGGTTTTCCTGCATCAAGTTCGTTTTGAATAGGGCGGGGTGTTCGTCCTACGCCTGACCAATGTTTTTTAACACCACCTTCAATATATTCATATTTAGGTTTGCGTTTCGGAGATTTGACCTGTGCTTCACTACCGATTAAATCAGTCAAGGAAAACCCTTCCGCTTCAATAAGTGACATTAATTCCATTCGCTTATTTTCACGTTCGATACGTTGTTTTTCTTGCTCGTCATGCTCTGCTTTTTTATCCGCCAGTGCGGATGAAATACGGTCATTGAGCATGTTTAAAAATGTATAATCACTTTCTTTAAGGAATTTCTTTAACGTTCTTTCAGAGGTTAATTCTTCCTGGATAGGGTTCATAGCTTTAGCTCTCTTGGCATGGATTTAGGTGATGGTTTTTTATCATCTCGCGGTGGATATTCAAAATCTAATGCACCTGTTGATTTATCTTTCAGAATAATAAACATTGAATAGGTGCTGTCATTTTTCTTGCTTTTAAATCCTTTTATCTCCCCGCTTTTCCCTTTTGATATAATTGTCTCGATCTGTTTTTGAGTCAGGTTTTTACCCCGATATTCAAGCCATATTCTAAATTTACATCCGGTGCAATTACAGGCTTTTGCCGTCATAACTAATTCAGAATTACATGACGGACATGTAACAGTGA
This window contains:
- a CDS encoding H-NS histone family protein, which codes for MNPIQEELTSERTLKKFLKESDYTFLNMLNDRISSALADKKAEHDEQEKQRIERENKRMELMSLIEAEGFSLTDLIGSEAQVKSPKRKPKYEYIEGGVKKHWSGVGRTPRPIQNELDAGKPLDSFLIANQSS